The genomic DNA GAtctttgtgtttaaaattattataccatcaattattataattagataCTCGTAGACCTGTTCAATGTTATTGTAGTAAGTCATGTAAATCCTTAATTATTAAGatctcataaaattatattctatttacATATTTCCATTCTATTCCTGTCTTAAACTTCATTTACTTTGCAATTTCTATTTTGCATTCAATTCCAAGTTCTGAGAaggttttcttaattattatttttttactaattaaaatggATTTAAGCATTTGTTACTCTGTCTTTATGTCtgtactaattaataaattcaatccACACCCCACACTGTGTTTTTGTCTGATAtgatttacttgtttttttttaattattaattgttatatttgacAACAACATTGCGacttataaacatttaactAAATGCATGAGTACCACACAGCTAAGTATGATCAGGTCGTGGTTCAGtgcaataattttaaaccaGAGAGCCGAACCAATTTGCACTGATCATTAACTGCATCCGGGGAATCCCAGAATTCTGAATAACATTAAATGAAAGTCTGCCATCAATCACTCGTCGGTTTTTAGCAAGTGGGCATTTCCCTGACAAACAACGCAATTTATAGATTAAATTGCTTTAATCCCCtgtttaagtattattatgtCCCGGTCAACTGTATAACGATTATATCAAACTTGAAAACCGGAAAAAAGAATGCTCCTCACTAAAATCTAGACTTGTATGCTTGTATGAGACTTGTACACAGATAACAAATATGCTGTCAGCTGTCAAGACTGTCAACCACTCACCActgtttgaattttgttttgtttactgtttaaGGTTATGTCAGTACTTTGATAAAACTGAtgtttaagtattaataatattatttaccatTACACGTATCTCATTAGATTTAGTGAATATGAATAGGTACTTGTTTACACTAGTGTGTATAGTCGTTTCAGTAACTTCTGACTCAAACAAAGACTCTTGTAACAAAGATGAAGAAGTTTGCTCtcaaaaacacaacaaatacaGTAAAGGTTACCGTTATTTTTCACATCATCTTTTACTTATCAATTTCTGTATTAAACGAGACGTATTCTATATTAATATGATTCTTAGTTTgctaatttttcatttatacaaatgacttatttcattttcagaaGCAAACGAAGTGTCATCAAAAATCAAAGAAAGTATTAATTTAGCTGCACAACAGTATGTGCCCTGTAAAAGCGCTAATTGTAGCTGTCATAAGTCAGTAATTGACCAAGACTTGGCCCCATTTGCCACTGGTATAACTAAAGAACTATTTAACACTGCTCGCGCAAAGGCAACAAAGTATCAGGTAACAAtggtataattttatgaaaatgaaatacaacTGTTCTGCTCTCATTCTCCATCTAATGCTTTTACATCATTACACTGTGGTCTGAAATCATTGCTTGTTTCTTTCAGATAATTAATGGCAAACTGTACAGGGAGAAAGAATGTCATTTTCCAGCAAGATGTGCTGGAGTTGAACATTACTTGACAGCACTGGCATCGAAAATGCCAAATTTAGAAATAGCACTGAATACAAGAGACTGGCCTCAAGTAAACCAAGCTTGGGGGCATCCTAAAGCACcagtattttcttttagtaaGGTTTGTCGAATcaatcacaataataattttgattattactaacaaataagtaatgaatatttaaagcttaaaataattactaatctttcaaaaatatgttacagACTAAAGATTATTATGATATCATGTATCCTGCCTGGAGTTTCTGGGAAGGAGGCCCAGCTATCTCATTATACCCTACTGGCATTGGCCGATGGGATATACACAGAATCTCAATTACAGAATCTTCTGAAAAGTCAGTGTCAATTACTTATCTTGATTcctttaattaatatcattagcAGATATTAAATAGATTTCATTTACAGATGGCCTTGGGGAGAGAAAGAGAATAAGGGATTCTTTAGAGGGTCGAGGACAAGTGAAGAACGGGATGCTTTAATCTTGCTCTCTAGATCTGAACCTGATCTTGTTGACGCTCAGTACACAAAGAATCAGGCCTGGAAGTCTGATCTGGTATGTTTACTTATTCCCAGTCAATATGTTGTGTGGTAGCTgtgaatacataattatgtcttttgtttttaggatACTCTATATGCACCAGCAGCTTCTGAGGTATCATTTGAAGACCATTGCAAGTACAAATACCTTTTCAACTATAGAGGAGTAGCTGCTAGCTTTAGATTTAAGCATTTGTTTCTATGCAAATCATTAGTATTCCATGTTGGTGATCAATGGCTTGAATTCTTCTACCCATCATTGAAACCATGGGTACATTACATTCCTATCAGCACAAAAGCCACGCAAGAAGAGATAAAggatttaattatcttttttaagaataatgaCGCGATAGCTAAAGAAATCGCGGATAGAGGCtaccaacatatttgggaacaTCTCACTGACAAAGATGTCAAATGTTACTGGagaaaactgttaaaaaaatatgtaaagctTGTCAAATACAATGTTGTGAAAGATAATGATCTGAGATTAATATCCTAGATaagaattacaaataaatctaatatgATCTAATTGTTgtcaaaatgtttaacaaaggAATGTATTTTTGGCAAGTTTTTAAGTCATTCCAATTTCCAGTACAcaacattctttttttacttaagtaaGTTAGGCAAAAGCATTCAATAAAAAAGcagtttgaaataaatgattttattaataaaatacatattgattttgattgtgATGAGCTTAAGCGTATACATATATCTCTCCATAAATCTCAtgcagttacaaaaatattcacatataTAAAGTTACCTTAACAAATGTATAATgtctacaaatatatttactggGATAATAAAACTTCATACAATGTTAACTCCTTGTTGGTACCATTATTGACATCGCAAATTAATGGTGATCCTTCTAACAAAAGGCTGCTACTTTATTAAAagagtattattaaaatttaatacgcAATTCCCATTATGGCCGTTTATCAGTCTCACTGTTTCACATGAATGcacctattaataaaaaatacaaattcttaATCATATCTAATACTTGTGCGCTCATTATATTTCTCAAAATCAGGTCTGTATtcattattgtttgttaatagGAACATTGCATGCATGACTCGGCCATCCGATCGATCcaatttcaacaaaacaattgaaaatgcaaataaaatccaaaatacCTAATTTTACATCTAAATGTCCTTAAAAACTCCATGAACAACCAGCACCACATTTTAACTCTGAAATACTTCTGTtaattacctacattaaaaCCGCTGTTTTACGTTATAAAACAATCAATCTTAATCTTGTTTTCACTCacatatttgttaattactctttccatatatttattaaaaacaaaattgcatAACTGTCCCACATTTGTTCAGATTCAAAACACTTTGCAATGTACGATAAAAATTggattacttaaaaatatatgtagatcAACTGAAAAGGTATAAATTTCCTATCTAGTCTAGATCTTCATTGATCAGTAATAATAGAAACGTTAAGACAAAGACTCAAGGTCGTTTCACCACTGATTGATACTTAAATACGTTTACTTGGAAGACAACTTGCGCTCGAGTTGGTCAGCAATAGCTAGGAGGAAGTCTTCGGTATGTAAGTACATGCCTTCTTTAGTATTCTTCAGTCCGTGGATACAAATCACCAAGTCTTTCGTCATTTTACCGCTATCGATGCATTCAACACAAgcctgtaataaaaaaaaacgtgttaacGAAACTCAAGGATATCAACCTAAAAAATTATTTCccaaaataagaataaataattggtAACTTGTTCTAAAAGTCAGTCAATTCTTTACAGGTCtgctttaaatatataattcgaTATCTATTCGATTACTTGCttatttaaagaagtttttttgcaattaaatacttattatgcAGACGATGAAACGTATCGTCACACAAAATTGTACCATAAATTATTTGCAGATCAGCAAAAAATCTAGTTAATTTACTAGATTTAGAATATCTTAATGACAAATCTTAATGGCAAAAACTAAATACTTCACTGTTCATGTGGcggtataatattttaaacaatacaaaagttGCTGTGATCAACTCTCGACACATGAAATAATCGAAgctttaacataatataaaggCAGGAGTCGTACATCAGGAGTCATCGACCCAGTTCAAAAACAAGATCTACTTGTTATACGGCTTCACCCGGGACCGAGCGACTGGCATTAACGAGCCCGACGATTTTGGAGGCTACGTGACTTACTTAACAAAATCGAAAACTCGATGGCTTTTTTTATCAATAGACTTTATCAACCTTATCTAAATTAGATTTAAGAGCCAGAAATTACCTACTTCGATAATATTAATTAGCCTATTTATGACGTGCATACAACTGCAGTTATCATATTATTAGAAAGGGTGGAGCCTCGAAACTGATTTACTTACTGCATTCTATTTGATAAGCATGTTTTCTTAGAGATCTTAGATTATTTGAGTTGGCAAAAATCTTATCTACTATCATAATATTTACGAATCGTTTTGAAGGtgaatttctttttcttatataaTCACATTCAAAGAACATAATGGGACAATATCACTCATTCAAactgaatagtttattttaactttttatattatttgccGCAACCAAAAAGACTACATCGTTTAACAAAGAATCTTATTATATAGAGAATCGATATGTTACTTGGTGTCTCTATAGttacatataaacaaaataaacgactgatttatttcagtggtataaTTGATTTGgtaatgttaattgtttttttttattattattatttcgtcgtgtttattattaacaagtATTACTACAAAAAACACACCAAGATATGAACAAGATTTGAACCtgtttttaagtacctaatcaAATAAAGTACGATtcgttatataaaataataattatttgtcctTGGCTTTGTCCAAGCTACGTAGGTTGGCGTCTCCGACGCTAAACATAACCTAAATATTGCGGTGTTctcttttcaatatttaatcaattgtcTATAATTTCAACGACTCCACTTTCTATTTCaacgttctcaaaaaagacatgtaaaagtgataaaatatcctatttgcagaataaatgatttcattccattccatttcaaagttataaaaaaaattcttacATCTTCAAGTGCCAGTGCGAACTTCTCGAGTTCAGGAGTGTCATCGAGCTTGGCACGGTGTATGAGGCCCCTGGTCCAGGCGTAGATAGAGGCCACAGGGTTGGTGGAGGTGGGCTTGCCCTGCTGGTGCATGCGGTAGTGGCGGGTCACCGTGCCGTGAGCAGCCTCGGACTCCACCGTGCGACCGTCCGGACACATCAGAACTGATGTCATCATGCCCAACGAACCGTAGCCCTGGATAACATAGTGTTATTAAACAACCTATTTCGAAGCGATCGACATATTAGACGACGTTCTTCTGAATGCTTTTTACAAGTTAAAAGTTTCGAAAGCTTTTTGTGAAGCAACTGAGTTTTATGTAAAGAAGAATCGTATAATAAAGTTCCAAAATGCGCCTATGAGATATTGCGCCGACTATATGTATAagttgttaaatttaaaaataatatctctgCTTCTGACAAAAACTGATTTAGCAACATTATCAATGCAGTGGCATGGCTTGCCGATAAGCCGAGTTAGCTATGCGACGCGCCCACAACCATCAGCCATATCTGTTCTTAATAGCTGCTTAGTtcaaaattgataaattatcatttacgaacttttatttttaggtaataAACCGATAGACCTACAAACAACTAACATATACTGCAATTATTATCTTATCaatatataaaagtttttaacaattctaataaataacatacaatgACAACAAATTCTCTATGATTATTTAGAGCAAAGCTATCGTTCGCAAATGAATTCACGTTTATCGGGAACAGACAAACGGGTCAAACACACAtaatgtttattagttttattgtacTCGTTATCTGTATACAAGGTATATAGGTCAATTGCTTTATAGTtcttttcatatatatttttcatcgGAAAACTATTTCATTAGGCCTCGCTAACACTGCtccacttatttattaattttgtaaccaTTTCGAATTTCGTGaaacaattattcaaaaatCGCAGCTATGAGTATAACCAGCTATAACATAATGAATTTGGCCATTCGTGGGTGTGCGCATCGCTTATCAACAGTAGTTGCTCGCAGATAGTCTATAAAACGTTAACATTCGGTACGAAAATTACGACGCTTAGATTGACAGTCATAatgattaatgaaaatattttttttacaaacctGTGCTACCACGTCCGACTGGACGTCACCATCGTAGTTCTTACACGCCCACACGAACCCGCCCGAGCCCTTGATGGCCTGCGCAACCATGTCGTCGATCAACCGGTGCTCATACCATATCTTTGCATCTTCGAATTGCTTCTTATAATCActaatgacaaaaacaaatacaatttttaagatAGGATCACATTAATTATGATATACGTATTATGAGTTCAACggaattaaactttaaattatatttattcttacCTCTGATAAATTTCTTCGAAAATATCCTTGAAACGACCATCATAACGCTTCAAAATTGTGTTCTTAGTAGACAAATATAAAGGCCATTTCTTCTGCAATGCCACCTGATTAAATACAATACACACATTTAATGAACATGCATATTTATGACTGAAATGCATATATCTAAACAGGTCCGATATGTTCGCAATGAGATTCATTGAAGCAAGGTCGCGGCGACCGAACAATTAAACTCATCAGCTCGTGCGTCATATcgtttacaaatatatttttcttaaattaaagttattgttttataaacagagCGATATCGTTATAAAATACACGCGTCAAAAAACTATGATAAGCCTCTTTGGGTCCGGGTTAAGCGGATCAATAAAAAACTGCTCGAAAtgaactgttattttattattattgttgtaaaaatagCAGGCTCTCCTTCATGGCAAGATGAAGAAGcgatactcaatactttattgcttccatagtATACATATATAGTAAGCAGGATTGATGATGAAAATGCTAAAACCCTGATCCGTGTATTTTTCGCTTATTACCAAATTCAAAACACATGCAAgttaataaaagtaatgaaattaagTAATACGAACCTGGAAACTGGAGTGAGCGAACGCGCGAATGGACTCGTCGGTGTTGTACATGGCCATAGCAATTCCAGGGCTTTTGAAGTTGTACAAGGGCCGCCTCTCTACAGTTCCATCTTCAGCTGTGTAGACCAATTCAACCTATTCCAACATTAACAAATcatgaaatatatttgttttttaatctattatcaTCAATTAGTTAGCTTAGGGTAAGGTTTTACCTTTCCTGCCTTAGGTATAACCAAGTCTTGTGCCTTGTACTGGTCTCCATGCGCGTGACGACCAATAACCATAGCTTGAGTCCACCCGGGGACGACGCGGGGAATGCTTTTGCAAAGGATGGGCTCACGGAACACAGTACCGCCGAGTATGTTACGAATTGTACCATTAGGACTCAGCCACATCTTTTTCAACTTGAATTCtaaaaagtttatgtttatttattatatattatttagatattctCATCATTAATACTactattattgtgtattttatgaGTCATTACAATTAATTACTGTCTGTGAACTTGCATGACTCCATTAATGCAAGTTGTTAATTAAACAGAAATTTATCTGAGGGTTTTACTCTGACTTAATTTACCAGAAAATGCactatatacatacattgtatATAGTGCACTGTATTAAAGATGCTGTTAAGCAAAAAGCTTCTGTTCTTAGTTCTTACCTTCAACTCGCTGTTCATCAGGAGTAATGGTAGCACACTTGATACCAACATTGTGCTTAAGGATAGCATGAGCAGCATCAATAGTGACTTGGTCATTAGTGGCATCTCGGTGCGGCAGCCCCAAGTCATAGTACAAGCAGTCCAACTATTGACAATTAAGGTATTATAGCTATCAATATGATTCAAAAAATGTCTTATGGAGTGCCAATCAAGGGgttttagtataataaataaactataaaataataatgaacttaTCTCTGCCAAATAAAGCCTTCTTTCTAAATGggcaaaaattaaattgattgccTTGCTCAAACCGATGTAATTATATTGCAAAACAGTTTTACACACATCCAACATTATTTCAAGATGTGAGAGAATGATATTACAGAAGCAAATAGTAACATTGGCATACTAAAACTTTGATAAGAGATGTAAGGATCTAATACAAAGATAACGGTACTGTATACATTATATTTGGGTAAAtatacttgtttaaataaagatttctcTAGAGGGCTTACCTTGACATAGGGGAATATAAGTTTCTCTTTGATCATTGACCAAATGATGCGGGTCATTTCATCACCATCCATTTCAACAACAGGGTTTTTAGCCACAACCCTCTTTGCAGTTGCATCTAAAAGTAACATGGACATATATATATACAGCACCAAGTCTTATGAAAAACTTATGAATTCTGCAcattgcataaaaacttcatcatAAATGTTATAACATAGCGTAGCAGTAACAAAGGAACCTTTTAAGATtacattatgataaaaaataaaaatgtaacattttagattaaaaaatctgcaAGTTTTGATGATTGAATGAACATCATTGAACAGATGTTGCGATAAATTCACGTCTCGGTACTTCCAAACAGTAATTAGGTCGTCAATTTATTAGCAGCTGGCCTAGTTTTATGGCATGACTAGAGAAATTAAAGTgcttaaaaaaagttaattttaaaagttaattctTTGAACTGCACTTTGCATAGGCCAAAGTTCCAATTTTACTCATAACgtgaaattataattactgaAAGAACAAGTAGCTAATTATGGTGATATCATAATGAGAAATgcaaataaaactcttttaattCATAACTTAGGTCCGAATTAGGTAAAAGCATCACATAGTTACCTAACCAATAAACTAGTCAAagataaataatgttacttacaATTTCGGGGTTTAATAACATTAAGTTCGGTTatgtatttaaacaattttctgcTGTTGTTTCCAgccatgttttaaataattatgtacgtggcgtttttgttttaaattaatcacgCCTGCTAACACTTTCACACGATCAGACAGACAAAGTCAGGCAACTACTCGACTGTTAAGTCAAAGCCGCCGGCTGAACTTGTGTATGAAAATGAGTGCCGTGAACATAGTCGGTAGTCGAGATAAAATACATGCATAATGTGTATAATAGTGTCGTGACAACTTCACAGGTTGTATCGTTGAAATGAACACTTGTGAAGAggcaaaaagtaaatttatttatgttgtagaAGGgctgaaaaaaacttttaaataattgtaagaaaACACTTGAGTTGAGACACGATTTCACACGATAATGGGCGAAGAAAAGTCAGTTGCAATTTATTTACGCTTCCGTCTATTATAAATTGAAGGCAGAGTAATTATTGTAACGCAATCCAAACATTATGGATAATAAACCACTCCGCCCCTAAGATGACCCACTGACCAAACCAACACTAAATGATACATCaacaatttattcttttaattctttgtcctttttcaaccgacttcaaaaaaaggaagTTCTTAGTTGGTACTGTAGTctgtatttcatattaattgtttgtaatttcatattttcgtACTGGAGGCAACGATTTTGTTGGATTTCGTGAACGAGTTCATAGGATcccataaaaaatcatcaagtttagcTTAGcacttgtttgtatgttttagtTGTTAAACATGTTTGCACATaataaaaagcacaaaataaGATGTGTACACCTTAGTTCTTGTGAAATAAgagtttatcaatatttatagtatagttaattatatacattaataaattatatacttataaataattatgagtgtTGTCCTAAATAAgaatactattgttttttttataaggttgAAGTAATGagttatgattaaataaattgcttttttcCGAAGTTTtcacacattatttaaaaaaaatagaaattcgaTACTTCAGAGCGTACGCTTCACATCACTAAAAGTGCAAAGCAAGCTCAAAACGCTAGTGTgcatgataataataattctacTATCGTGGTAGTGTAACAAAagatttagatttttcaaaaatgtatcataataatattaaaaaaaatatttctaacattaACATTATCTggacggatagctgagtggttgaggtcatcacatCAAACCCACtctacgcgacgtgtcgcggcccgcgggttcgacccccacgtagaacaagcatttctgtgatctacgaatactagttctaagtctgggtgtctttgtgcatgtgatttgtatgtttgttaaccCCCCgcgacaaggattaaattccttagtaggGGTGTcgtttttaaagaagaaaaaaaaatctaaatattttaaattactcatGCGATCTTAAGGAATTTTCTTTAATCTTTcagaatttatgaatatttaaactatttcatttacGTTTAGTACAATGCAGGTTTTAAATATAGCAACACATTTATCAGAATGTTACTGGTTGGTCGGTTGCGCCGGCGCATCTTGTAAGAAACAGAGTGTCACGCACAGCACACAGCCAAGCCAGCCAACTTTTACAGGCCTTTTGGCTAGGCTAAGGCGCGCGGCGGTTCTTTACTTGTCGGTGTGGTGTGTCATTATTGTTATCGAAATTAAAATCGAGTTGGTGAATGCTTAGTTGCCAGCTCTATCATCGCACTTCGCAGTAGCGCCGGGTTTGGGGCACGCCGGGCCGCGGTTGTTGTGATATTTCCAACGTTTCGAACAAAtagtatctttattttaatagaatctTCTTTGTTGCCCCCAAACCTCTAAATCTCAAACTTGGTGATTTTAGTTATTATTCAATGCAAAATCtgaaaaaactattaaaatatactcatCAATAAAAAGGACAATAACCGGGTTTGTCTTAAAGCCTGAAGGAGagacaattttataataaaaatcgttaTTAAAAGTAAGAACAGGTCCAGTGTCTGCTGCCTTATCTAAAAGCCGGTTTCCAGAAGGTAATTTACTTTTGCATGCACTTTATATAATAGAACGGTACAATTTTTGGTAATTTCTGAGGCATACAATGCCGCTACATTGTAGAACGCCCAATAATTAGGAGCAGCGAATTAAAATAGTTCGTTTCTGTAAATTGCGTGCTATTTTTAGTGTGTATCTATTTGACCTACTTTATAATCGgaatcataaaaagtaaaaatcatattatcgtgttttgtttttaatcattagTAGGTAAGCACTcgaataattaaaactgtttgtgCGTTTTGTAGCTActaataaatgtttatcaataaatcaaaattttaagatGTATTCCATGTTTCCtgtaaccaaataaaaataactagctACCTAAACGGCtagttaacaataaataaaaatattgctatcTTCTATCGTATTATTTGACAACTTCAATTTAAACACCATGCCATGATATTTGTcctacaattattaaatatctatctgatttgattatttttttgattgagATAAGTGGCTtatcttgtttttctttaaaatgcaTTGATAAACCATATGGTGTAAAATTGAACAGCAGATATAAAAAGCCAGCCTATAAATGTtctactgctgggcacaggcctcttcccacaCATGGAACATTTGATTACTGACCAGCACACAAGCTTACTGCGGGTTGGTGTTGTTACTTATTGCTGGGCATCTTGTGCACCAAGGGTCCAAATTTTTCACTGTGTTCTGTGCCATTCAATCAGTCTAACAACTCACCTAGTTCAGAAGTCTTGGAGTTATTGCCGTTAATGGTAGTTAATGGAACCGTCCAGTAGTTATTGCCTGATAGTTTGCACTCCAGGAGCATGTAAGAAGCATGTGTGTTGGTAATAATAGATTCCAGTATTTAGAATCCAGCTTTCCTCATGTCACCATTTCTCAGTAGAATCTTGGAATATTTAACATGGTACTTTGAACATCTTATATTAGTACTTTGCCTGTATTAGGATGgagtatttcatttgtttttctgtaactACACATTATAGtctcaatatttatttgtccTTTTGTAGCGTAAGTCAAAATGAGTGGGTCTGTAAGGCTGCTACAGGCCTGCAAGCTGCTGCCACGCTCATGGCACTTTCGACTTTCAAGCTCCTCCTCTGCATCTGCACCCCCCACTCCAGGGGTGCCATATACTAAACTTAGTATAGGTATACCTAAAGAAATTTGGGGCAATGAAAGAAGGTACATAatacataacaataatatttgataaaatatgaaatcaatCAATTAGTCCTGTGTGTGTTtcattgtataataattttgcaGAGTCGCAGTTGTACCTGCAGTAGTTAGCAAACTAGTAAAGAAAGGTTTTAGTGTCAATATAGAAGAGAATGCTGGAGCCTTAGCCAATTTCCCTAATAAGACTTATGAAGAAGCAGGTGCCAAAGTAACAAGTTTAAAGGACACTTTTCAATCTGGTAATATCCTAAAAATACAATAGTCACTCCTTTTGATTATAAGCAGTAATGAGgtctaaaatgaatttaatgttttcagaCATAATTTTAAAGGT from Trichoplusia ni isolate ovarian cell line Hi5 chromosome 4, tn1, whole genome shotgun sequence includes the following:
- the LOC113492711 gene encoding O-glucosyltransferase rumi homolog; this translates as MNRYLFTLVCIVVSVTSDSNKDSCNKDEEVCSQKHNKYSKEANEVSSKIKESINLAAQQYVPCKSANCSCHKSVIDQDLAPFATGITKELFNTARAKATKYQIINGKLYREKECHFPARCAGVEHYLTALASKMPNLEIALNTRDWPQVNQAWGHPKAPVFSFSKTKDYYDIMYPAWSFWEGGPAISLYPTGIGRWDIHRISITESSEKWPWGEKENKGFFRGSRTSEERDALILLSRSEPDLVDAQYTKNQAWKSDLDTLYAPAASEVSFEDHCKYKYLFNYRGVAASFRFKHLFLCKSLVFHVGDQWLEFFYPSLKPWVHYIPISTKATQEEIKDLIIFFKNNDAIAKEIADRGYQHIWEHLTDKDVKCYWRKLLKKYVKLVKYNVVKDNDLRLIS
- the LOC113492710 gene encoding isocitrate dehydrogenase [NADP] cytoplasmic-like, whose translation is MAGNNSRKLFKYITELNVIKPRNYATAKRVVAKNPVVEMDGDEMTRIIWSMIKEKLIFPYVKLDCLYYDLGLPHRDATNDQVTIDAAHAILKHNVGIKCATITPDEQRVEEFKLKKMWLSPNGTIRNILGGTVFREPILCKSIPRVVPGWTQAMVIGRHAHGDQYKAQDLVIPKAGKVELVYTAEDGTVERRPLYNFKSPGIAMAMYNTDESIRAFAHSSFQVALQKKWPLYLSTKNTILKRYDGRFKDIFEEIYQSDYKKQFEDAKIWYEHRLIDDMVAQAIKGSGGFVWACKNYDGDVQSDVVAQGYGSLGMMTSVLMCPDGRTVESEAAHGTVTRHYRMHQQGKPTSTNPVASIYAWTRGLIHRAKLDDTPELEKFALALEDACVECIDSGKMTKDLVICIHGLKNTKEGMYLHTEDFLLAIADQLERKLSSK